The Xylophilus rhododendri region CAGGCCGCGCGGCTGCGCCACCGGCAGGCCGTGGGCCTGGGCGAACTGCTTGACGGCCGAGGCCTGCAGCTGCATGCCGCGGCCGGCGGGGCGGTCGGGCTGGGTCATCACCAGGGCGATCTCGAAGCCCGCGCCATGCAGGTGTTCGAGCGCCGAGGCGGCAAAGGCGGGTGTGCCCGCGAAGACGATCTTCATGCCGCGGGGCCTAGCGGCTGTCGCGGTCGCGCGCGGCGAACTCGTCCGTGTAGATGATGCGCTGCACCACCCCGGCCGGGTCGATGTGGATGTGCACCAGGCGCGGGTTGTTCAGGTCGCTGAAGCGGTAGGTCCAGATGTCGCCCTGGAAGCTGTAGACCTTCTCCACCAGGCCGGGCCGGCCGAGCAGGCGCAGCACGTCGTCGCGGGTCCACTGGCCCAGCACGATGCGGTTGAAGTTGGTGTAGGTCAGGCCGTCGTCCACGCCCAGCAGGCGGCCGGCGGCATCGAAGTCGGCGTTCCACACATGCTGGCCGGCCGGCGCGGTGGAGTACTGCAGGCGCTGCCCGCCACCGGGCAGCGGGTACCGGGCGGTGGGCTGGCCGACGGCGGCGATCGCCGCATCCGGCGTGCTGCCGGCCGGCAGGTTGGCCGGGGAGGCGCAGCCGCCGGCGATGGCCGCGGCGGCCAGTGCCAGCACCAGGGCAGCCATGCGGCGGGGGTGGCGGGAGTGGCGGCTTGTCTCGTTCTTGTGCTTCGGGGTCATGCTTTCGCTTCGTCCTTCTGCTGCTTGAGCAGCTTGGTGCGGATGCGGTTGCGCTTCAGGGGCGACAGGTATTCGACGAAGACCTTGCCCAGCAGGTGATCGAGTTCGTGCTGGATGCAGATGGCCAGCATCTCCTCGGCCTCCAGGGTGAACTCCTTGCCGTCCAGGTCGGTGGCCTTCATGCGGATCGCGGTGGCGCGCTCCACGCCGTCGTAGATGCCGGGCACCGACAGGCAGCCCTCCTCGCCAGTCACCCGCTCGGGGCCATACCAGGTGATCTCGGGGTTGACCAGCACCAGGGGCTGGTCGCGGCCTTCGGACACATCGATCACCACCAGGCGCTCGTGCACATCGACCTGGGTGGCCGCCAGGCCGATGCCGTTGGCGTCGTACATGGTCTCCAGCATGTCGGCCACCAGGGTGCGGATGCGTTCGTCCACGGCCTGCACCGGGCGCGCGACGGTGTGGAGCCGGGCGTCGGGGAAACGGAGGATGGGAAGCAGGGCCATGGCAAAAGAACGCAGGTGTGGGGGGAAGGGGATGGCGGCCGGGACGGCATCGCCGTCGGGCGCGGATGTCGCTATTTTCGCCAATTCGGAGTGGTCCCTGACCGCCGCCGCCAATAATCGTTGTCGTCGCAAGGCCAAAGCGTAGAGAATCGGCGCGAGCTTTTGTAACCGAACCGCGAGCATTCTTCCGATGCCAGTGAGATTTCCGAGTCTGCGCCGTGCAGCCGCCCCCGCCACGATGGCCGCGGCCTGCCTGATGGCCATCGCCCAGCCCGCGGCCGCGCAGAACTATCCGGTGACGCCCACCCAGCGGGCCGTCGCCCAGGCCACCGCCGAGAGCGGCGTGCCCGAATCCGAACTCGCCCCCAACGCACCCGACATCTACACCGTCAAGCGCGGCGACACCCTCTGGGCGATCTCCGGCATGTACCTGCGCCGGCCCTGGCGCTGGCCGGAGCTCTGGGGCATGAACCTGGAGCAGATCCGCAACCCGCACCTGATCTATCCCGGCCAGCAGCTCTACCTGGAACGCAGCGGCGGCCGGGCCCGCCTGCGCACCACGCCGCCGGGCATGGGCGACGAGGCGCGCATCGAGCCGCGCATCCGCTACGACCGCATGGGCGCCAATCCGCTGCCCACGCTGCGGCCCTCGGCGATCGAGCCCTTCCTGGCCGAGCCGCTGGTGATCGACGGCCCGACGCTGGTCAACTCCGCGCGTTTTGTCGGCACCCAGGAAGACCGCGTCATGCTGGCCCGCGCCGACCGCGCCTATGTGCGCGGCGCCCCGGCCAGCCGCTGACCATGGCGCCCGGCACGCCGCGCAACTGGCGTGTGTTCCGCGACGCCACGCCGCTGAAGGACCCCAACACCGGCGAGGTGCTGGGCTACGAGGCGCAATACCTGGGCCGGGCCGAGCTGGTGCGCGGCGAGTCGGTGGAGAACAGCCTGCTGGACGGCAAGCCGCTGCAGGAAGTGGTGCCGGCCACCTTCGACATCACCGTCACCAAGGAAGAGATGCGGGTCGGCGACCGCCTGCTGCCCGAGCCGCCCACCCCCACCACCATCTACGTGCCGCGCGCGCCCACGGTGCCGGTCAGCGGCGCCCGGGTGATGTCGATCTACGGCAGCGCGGTGCTGGACGCGGCGCAGAACCAGGTCGTCTCGATCAACCGCGGCAGCCGCGACGGCTTCGAGCCCGGCTTCGTGATGGCCATCCTGTCGGAGGGCGACCGCATCGTCGACAAGACCGATCCGGACAAGGCCCGCATCAAGCTGCCCGACGAACGCAACGGCCTGCTGATGGTGTTTCGCACCTTCGACCGGGTCAGCTACGGCCTGATCCTGAACATCCGCACCGGTGTGAAGGTCGGCGACCGGCTGGTGTCGCCCGAGTAAGCACCGGGGCTTTCGGTCTGAGCATGGATCGCGCGGAACTCGCGGCCTGGCTGCGGCTCGACGTCACCCCCGGCGTGGGCCGGCATTCCGCCCGCAAGCTGCTGGCCGCCTTCGGCCTGCCGCAGGCCGTGCTGGACGCCAGCGGCGCCGCGCGGGCACAGGTGGCGGGCACGAGCGCCGCCGATGCGCTCGCCATCCCGCCGCCCGGCTTCGACAAGCTCCTCGACACCACCTGGGCCTGGCTCAACGAGGCCGAGCCCGGCGGCGCCGCCCGGCGTATCGCCACCCTGGGCGATGCGCACTACCCCGCCGCCCTGCTGAACATCGAAGACCCGCCGCTGATGCTCTACCTGCTCGGCCAGGAACTGCCCGGGCCGCGGACACCGGCGATCGCCATCGTCGGCACCCGCCACCCCACGCCGCAGGGCCTGCAGGATGCCCATGCCTTCGCGAGACATTTCGCGCAGTCCGGCATGACCGTCGTGTCCGGCCTGGCCCAGGGCATAGACGGCGCGGCGCACGAGGGCGCGCTCGACGGCGCCCTGCCGGATGCGCCCTGCGCCACCGTCGCCTTCGTCGGCACCGGGCTGGACCGCGTCTACCCGCGCCAGCACCGCGCCCTGGCGCACCGCATCGCCGCGGGCGGCTGCCTGGTCAGCGAATACGCGCTGGGCACGCCGCCGGTGGCGCACAACTTTCCGCGCCGCAACCGGCTGATCTCCGGCCTCACGCTGGGCACGCTGGTGGTGGAGGCCACCCAGCCTTCGGGCTCGCTGATCACCGCGCGGGTGGCGGCCGAGCAGGGCAAGGAGGTGTTCGCCATCCCGGGCTCCATCCATGCGCCGCAGTCGCGCGGCTGCCATGCGCTGATCCGCCAGGGCGCCAAGCTGGTCGAGAGCGCGCAGGACGTGCTGGAGGAGTTGCGCCTGCCCTCCGCATCGGTGCATGCGGCAACGGCGCAAGCGCCCGGGGAAGACGACAGCGCAGGTCCGGACCCGCTGCTCGAAGCCATCGGCCACGCCCCGGTCAGCGTGGACGCCCTGGTCGCCCGCACCGGCATCGCCGCCGCGCAGATCCAGGTGCAGCTGCTGGAACTCGAACTCGACGGCCGCATCGCCCGCCTCACCGGCGGCCTGGTGCAGCGCCTGGCCAGCGCCTGAGCTTCAGCCCCGGCGCTGGCCGGCCACCATGAAGTCGGCCAGGGTTTCGTACAGCGGCCGGGTCATCAGGCGCGACAGCAGGCTGGCCAGCATGGCCGCGGCCATCAGGCTGAGCACCATCGAATGGCCGTCGACCATCTCCATCACCACGATGAAGGAGGTCAGCGGCGCCTGCGTCACCGCCGCCAGGAAAGCCGCCATGCCCATGGCGATCAGGGCCGGGGCCAGATCGGCGCTGCCGGCGATCTGGGCCACGTCGTGGCCGATGCCCGCGCCTATCGACAGCGAAGGCGCGAAGATGCCGCCCGGCACGCCGCTCCAGGCGGTGAGCCAGGTGGCCAGGAACTTCAGCGGCACGTACAGCAGCGGCACGTCGGCATGGCCGGCCAGCATGTGTTTGACCGCCTCCGAGCCGGCGCCGAAACTCGCGCCGCCCGAGGCCAGGCCGAGCACCGCCACCGCCAGCCCGCAGCCGGCCGCGAAACGCACCGGATAGGCCGCGCGCAACCAGCCCAGGCGACCGCCGCCGCCCGTCAGGCTCATGGCGAGCAGCCGGGCGAACAGGCCGCCGGCCACGCCCGCCACCAGCACCGTCAGCAGCCCGGGCGCCAGCGCGGTCCACTGCAGGTGCGGCACCCGGATCACGCCGAAATAACTCAGGTTGCCGAAGGCCGAGACCGCCATCAGGCCGGCCAGCACGATGGCCGCGATGATCAGCCCGCTGCTGCGCGACTCCAGCTTGCGCGACAGCTCCTCGATGGCGAAGACGATGCCCGCCAGCGGCGCATTGAAGGCGGCCGCGATGCCCGCCGCGCCGCCGGCCACCAGCAGCGCATGCACCGGCACCCGCCCGCCCAGCCAGCGCTGCGCATGGGCCATGATGCCCGCGGCCACCTGCACCGAAGGCCCTTCGCGGCCCACCGACAGCCCGCCCAGCAGCCCCGCCGAGGACAGCAGGATCTTGGCCGCCGACACCCGCAGCGACACGAAACGCGGCCGGGCGGCGGCCGGCATCTCCGGGTCCAGCGCGGCGATCACCTGCGGAATGCCCGAGCCGGCCGCGCCGGGCGCGAAACGCCGGGTCAGCCAGACGATGCCGGCGGTGCACAGCGGCGTCCACAGCAGCAGCGACCAGCGGTTGAAGCCGTGCCAGGCGGCGAAGAGATCGGCGGCATATTCCGCCAGCAGGGTGAAACCGACCACCGCCAGCCCGGCGGCGACCGCATAGGCCAGCACGATGGCGCGGTCGCGCCAGATGCGGAAATCGGCGAATTCACGCCGCAGGTTCTGCAGGAGGTTCGGTTCCCGCGAATGCGGATCGGACGAAGACATGTGCGCCCGATTGTGCCTCGCATGCCGCCGCGGCCGTCCGTCGCCGGGCCCGCCCGGGACCGGATGCGGCACAATGCTGGCCTCGCGCGGGGCCGCGCCACCAGCGATTCGCCGCCCCGTCTCCCCTCCCCTTCAGGCACTGCAAAACATGGCATCCGTCAACAAAGTCATCATCGTCGGCAACCTCGGGCGCGACCCGGAAATGCGCTCCTTTCCCAGCGGCGACCAGGTGGCCAACGTGACCATCGCCACCACCGACCGCTGGCGCGACAAGACCAGCGGCGAGATGCGCGAAGCCACCGAATGGCACCGCGTGGTCTTCAACGGCAAGCTCGCCGAGATCGCCGGCCAGTACCTGCGCAAGGGCTCGCAGGTCTACGTCGAAGGCTCGCTGCGCACCCGCAAGTGGACCGGCCAGGACGGCATCGAGAAATACACCACCGAGATTCGCGCCGACCAGATGCAGATGCTCGGCAGCCGCACCGGCGCCGGCGGCGGTGGCGGCGCACCGCAAGGCGGCGGCTACGACGAAGGTGCCGGCGGCGGCTACGACAGCATGCCCGCACCGGCGCCCGCACGCCGCGCACCGGCACCGGCCGGCGCCCCCATGGCGGCACGCGCCCCGGCGCCCGCACCGCGCGCGGCGGCACCGGCGCCCAGCCGGCCGTCCTCGGGCTTCGACGACATGGACGACGACATCCCGTTCTAAGCCGACGCAGGTTCTCCCCACCGAAGACAAAGGGCTCCAGTCATCAGGCTGGAGCCCTTTTTCCATTGCCCCTTCCGAGCCGATCCACCCGCCATGAACACCAACGCCGCCACCACCGCCGCGACCTCCAGCTTCGACCAGCTGGCCCTCTCGCCCGCCACCATCGCCAACCTCACCGCCCTGGGCTACACCGCCATGACGGCGATCCAGGCCGCCGCCCTGCCGCCCGCCCTGCTCGGCAAGGACCTGATCGCCCAGGCCAAGACCGGCAGCGGCAAGACCGCCGCCTTCGGCCTGGCGCTGCTGGCCAACCTCAACCCGCGCCGCTTCGCCGTGCAATCGCTGGTGCTCTGCCCCACCCGCGAGCTGGCCGACCAGGTCACCGCCGAGATCCGCCGCCTGGCGCGCGCCGAGGAGAACATCAAGGTCGTCACCCTGTGCGGCGGTGTCGCCATGCGCGGCCAGATCGCCAGCCTGGAGCACGGCGCCCACATCGTGGTCGGCACGCCGGGCCGCATCATGGACCACCTGGAGCGCGAGACACTCGACCTGTCCGCCCTCAACACCCTGGTGCTGGACGAGGCCGACCGCATGCTCGACATGGGCTTCGTCGACGACATCGCCAAGGTGGCCGCCCGCTGCCCCGCCAACCGGCAGACGCTGCTGTTCTCGGCCACCTACCCCGAAGGCATCGCCAGGATCGCCGCCCGTTTCATGCGCGATCCGCAGCGCATCGAAGTGGCCTCGCAGCATGCCGAGGCACGCATCCGCCAGCTCTGGTACGAGGTGCGCGAGAACGAGCGCCTGCAGGCCGTCACCCAGCTGCTCGACCATTTCCGGCCGGAAAGCACCCTGGCCTTCTGCAACACCAAGCAGCAGTGCCGCGACCTGGCCGAGGTGCTGCAGGCGCGCGGCTTCTCGGCCCTGGCGCTGTACGGCGAGCTGGAACAGCGCGAGCGCGACCAGGTGCTGGTGCAGTTCTCCAACCGCAGCTGCTCGGTGCTGGTGGCCACCGACGTGGCCGCGCGCGGCCTGGACATCGCCCAGCTCGAAGCCGTCATCAACGTGGACACCACGCCGGACGCCGAAGTGCACATCCACCGCATCGGCCGCACCGGCCGCGTCGGCCAGGCCGATGCCGAGGGCCTGGCGCTGAACCTGGCCAGCCTCAACGAGATGGGCGCCGTCGGCCGCATCGAGCAGCTGCAGGGCCGCGAGTCGGACTGGCACCAACTCAGCGAGCTCACCCCCGCCCCCGGCGGCACCCTGGTGCCGCCCATGGCCACCCTGCAGATCATCGGCGGCCGCAAGGAAAAGATCCGCGCCGGCGACGTGCTGGGCGCGCTCACCGGCGACTGCGGCTACACCCGCGAGCAGGTCGGGCGCATCAACGTCAACGATTTCTCCACCTATGTGGCGGTGGATCGGAACATCGCCGCGCAGGCGGTGGAGCGGCTGTCGGCCGGCAAGGTCAAAGGACGCAGTGTGAAGGTGCGTGTTCTGGAATAAAGTCACGATCTTGCGCGCGTGTCCATTTGCGTTACCAGGTGTGACTTAATGAGTACATTCCTGCCGCAAATGTGGGAATCCACGCGTTAAAAAGTACTCGCTTGCGGTATCTTTGAAGCTCTTCGCGCGGCTGCATCGGCGTCTCCTCACCGCCAGCAGCGGCGCCAGTTCTCAAGGTTGACCCAATCGATCCTCGTGGCAACCAGGAGCTCCAGGTGGAAAGCAACGTGTTACACATTCCTTTTCGGCGCCGCATCCGGGGCCGTTCGGCCGCTTGTGCCGCCGCCTTGCTGGCGCATGCCGCGCATGCCCAGTTCGTTCCCCCGAACCCGACCGCACCGGCAGCGGCAAGCTGTTGCTGACCGGCGGCGTCTCGCAGGTCGAGGGCGCGGCCGGCGGCGGCCTGGTGCCCTGGGCCGTCGTCAGCGGCTACGACACCGGCGGCCAGTGGGGCGGCAATGTGCACGCCACCCGGGTGCGCACCGGTGAATTCAACCTCGACACCTACGGCGTGGCCGTGGGCGTGAACGACCGGCTCGAACTGACCCTGGCGCGCCAGATCTTCGACACCCGCGCCGCCGGCGCCGCGCTCGGCCTCGGCGCCAACTTCAAGTTCGAGCAGAACATCGTCGGTGCCAAGCTCAAGATCATGGGCGACACGGTGCTGGACGCCGACACCTGGATGCCCCAGGTCGCCGTCGGCATCCAGTACAAGCAGAACCAGCAAGGCGACGTAGTGCGGGCCGTGGGCGCGCGCAGCGACTCGGGCACCGATTTCTACGTGGCCGCCACCAAACTATTCCTGGCCCAGAGCGTGCTGGTCAACGGCACGGTGCGCATGACCAAGGCCAACCAGTTCGGCCTGCTGGGTTTCGGCGGGCCCAACGGCAATTCGTACAAGCCGCAGGCCGAACTCTCGGCCGCCTACCTGTTCCGCAAGGACCTGGCCGCCGGCGCCGAATTCCGCACCAAGCCCAACAACCTGGCCTTCGCCCGCGAGCAGAGCGCCAAGGACATCTTCGTGGCCTGGGCGCCCAACAAATACCTGTCGCTCACCGCGGCCTACGTCGATCTGGGCGACATCGCCACCGTGCGCAACCAGCACGGCTGGTACCTGTCCGGCCAGGCCGGCTTCTGAGCGGAGCGCACCCTGCCATGACATCCCTGTTTGCCCGTATCGCCGCCGCCTTCCTGTGCGCGGCATGCCTGGTCGCCGCGCCCCTGGCGCGTGCCGACGAAGCCCTCTACCAGCAGTTCGGCGGCGAAGAAGGCCTGCAGCGCATCGCCGACGACATGATCGCCAACTCCTTCTCCAACCCGAAGACGGCGCCCTACTTCGCCAAGGCCTCGGTCAAGCGCCTGCGGGTGCAGCTGGCCACGCACTTCTGCGAGCAGATCGGCGGCCCCTGCAAATACACCGGCAGCTCGATGAAGAACGTGCATGCGCCACTGCACATCGACCGCGCGGCCTTCAACGCGCTGGTGGAGAACCTGCAGGCCGCCATGGACAAGAACAACGTGCCCTTCCGCGCGCAGAACCAGCTGCTGGCCAAGCTCGCGCCGATGTACCGCGACATCGAGAACCCGCGCGACGCGCCTTCCGTGGTGCCGCTGCGCGAGCCCCTTCCCTCTCCCGACGAGCCGGCTGAAGCCGCGCCGGCCGACACAACCAAGCCCGCCACGCCATGAACACACAAGTCTCGTCCCGGCAGCTCGCCCGTCGGCTCGCGGCGCTGGCACTCGGCCTGATGGCCGCGGCCGCAGCGCAGGCAGCCGGTGTCGCGGTGCAGGCCGTCAACGCCCGCGGTGCGGCGCTGTCCAACGTGGTCGTCTACGCGGTGCCGGTCAACGGCAAGGCGCCGGCGCTGGAGCCCGGCAAGAAGGCCATCATCGACCAGATCGACCGCGAGTTCGTGCCCCTGGTCTCGGTGATCCAGACCGGCACCGCCGTCAGCTTCCCGAACAAGGACGACGTCGAGCACGCGGTGTATTCCTTCTCGCCGCCCAAGCGCTTCGAAATCAAGCTCTACTCGGGCGTGCCGGCCCGGCCGGTGGTGTTCGACAAGCCGGGCATGGTGAC contains the following coding sequences:
- a CDS encoding outer membrane protein assembly factor BamE; this encodes MTPKHKNETSRHSRHPRRMAALVLALAAAAIAGGCASPANLPAGSTPDAAIAAVGQPTARYPLPGGGQRLQYSTAPAGQHVWNADFDAAGRLLGVDDGLTYTNFNRIVLGQWTRDDVLRLLGRPGLVEKVYSFQGDIWTYRFSDLNNPRLVHIHIDPAGVVQRIIYTDEFAARDRDSR
- the def gene encoding peptide deformylase, whose amino-acid sequence is MALLPILRFPDARLHTVARPVQAVDERIRTLVADMLETMYDANGIGLAATQVDVHERLVVIDVSEGRDQPLVLVNPEITWYGPERVTGEEGCLSVPGIYDGVERATAIRMKATDLDGKEFTLEAEEMLAICIQHELDHLLGKVFVEYLSPLKRNRIRTKLLKQQKDEAKA
- the dprA gene encoding DNA-processing protein DprA codes for the protein MDRAELAAWLRLDVTPGVGRHSARKLLAAFGLPQAVLDASGAARAQVAGTSAADALAIPPPGFDKLLDTTWAWLNEAEPGGAARRIATLGDAHYPAALLNIEDPPLMLYLLGQELPGPRTPAIAIVGTRHPTPQGLQDAHAFARHFAQSGMTVVSGLAQGIDGAAHEGALDGALPDAPCATVAFVGTGLDRVYPRQHRALAHRIAAGGCLVSEYALGTPPVAHNFPRRNRLISGLTLGTLVVEATQPSGSLITARVAAEQGKEVFAIPGSIHAPQSRGCHALIRQGAKLVESAQDVLEELRLPSASVHAATAQAPGEDDSAGPDPLLEAIGHAPVSVDALVARTGIAAAQIQVQLLELELDGRIARLTGGLVQRLASA
- a CDS encoding chloride channel protein, with translation MSSSDPHSREPNLLQNLRREFADFRIWRDRAIVLAYAVAAGLAVVGFTLLAEYAADLFAAWHGFNRWSLLLWTPLCTAGIVWLTRRFAPGAAGSGIPQVIAALDPEMPAAARPRFVSLRVSAAKILLSSAGLLGGLSVGREGPSVQVAAGIMAHAQRWLGGRVPVHALLVAGGAAGIAAAFNAPLAGIVFAIEELSRKLESRSSGLIIAAIVLAGLMAVSAFGNLSYFGVIRVPHLQWTALAPGLLTVLVAGVAGGLFARLLAMSLTGGGGRLGWLRAAYPVRFAAGCGLAVAVLGLASGGASFGAGSEAVKHMLAGHADVPLLYVPLKFLATWLTAWSGVPGGIFAPSLSIGAGIGHDVAQIAGSADLAPALIAMGMAAFLAAVTQAPLTSFIVVMEMVDGHSMVLSLMAAAMLASLLSRLMTRPLYETLADFMVAGQRRG
- the ssb gene encoding single-stranded DNA-binding protein translates to MASVNKVIIVGNLGRDPEMRSFPSGDQVANVTIATTDRWRDKTSGEMREATEWHRVVFNGKLAEIAGQYLRKGSQVYVEGSLRTRKWTGQDGIEKYTTEIRADQMQMLGSRTGAGGGGGAPQGGGYDEGAGGGYDSMPAPAPARRAPAPAGAPMAARAPAPAPRAAAPAPSRPSSGFDDMDDDIPF
- the dbpA gene encoding ATP-dependent RNA helicase DbpA; this translates as MNTNAATTAATSSFDQLALSPATIANLTALGYTAMTAIQAAALPPALLGKDLIAQAKTGSGKTAAFGLALLANLNPRRFAVQSLVLCPTRELADQVTAEIRRLARAEENIKVVTLCGGVAMRGQIASLEHGAHIVVGTPGRIMDHLERETLDLSALNTLVLDEADRMLDMGFVDDIAKVAARCPANRQTLLFSATYPEGIARIAARFMRDPQRIEVASQHAEARIRQLWYEVRENERLQAVTQLLDHFRPESTLAFCNTKQQCRDLAEVLQARGFSALALYGELEQRERDQVLVQFSNRSCSVLVATDVAARGLDIAQLEAVINVDTTPDAEVHIHRIGRTGRVGQADAEGLALNLASLNEMGAVGRIEQLQGRESDWHQLSELTPAPGGTLVPPMATLQIIGGRKEKIRAGDVLGALTGDCGYTREQVGRINVNDFSTYVAVDRNIAAQAVERLSAGKVKGRSVKVRVLE
- a CDS encoding DUF3034 family protein codes for the protein MLTGGVSQVEGAAGGGLVPWAVVSGYDTGGQWGGNVHATRVRTGEFNLDTYGVAVGVNDRLELTLARQIFDTRAAGAALGLGANFKFEQNIVGAKLKIMGDTVLDADTWMPQVAVGIQYKQNQQGDVVRAVGARSDSGTDFYVAATKLFLAQSVLVNGTVRMTKANQFGLLGFGGPNGNSYKPQAELSAAYLFRKDLAAGAEFRTKPNNLAFAREQSAKDIFVAWAPNKYLSLTAAYVDLGDIATVRNQHGWYLSGQAGF
- a CDS encoding group I truncated hemoglobin; this translates as MTSLFARIAAAFLCAACLVAAPLARADEALYQQFGGEEGLQRIADDMIANSFSNPKTAPYFAKASVKRLRVQLATHFCEQIGGPCKYTGSSMKNVHAPLHIDRAAFNALVENLQAAMDKNNVPFRAQNQLLAKLAPMYRDIENPRDAPSVVPLREPLPSPDEPAEAAPADTTKPATP
- a CDS encoding methylamine utilization protein; protein product: MNTQVSSRQLARRLAALALGLMAAAAAQAAGVAVQAVNARGAALSNVVVYAVPVNGKAPALEPGKKAIIDQIDREFVPLVSVIQTGTAVSFPNKDDVEHAVYSFSPPKRFEIKLYSGVPARPVVFDKPGMVTLGCNIHDSMVAYVMIVDTPYFAKTDKSGRATIENLPAGAYRITAWHPQQRDPNALMTQNTDVAAGTATAPPLKFTLPTETN